In the Diospyros lotus cultivar Yz01 chromosome 13, ASM1463336v1, whole genome shotgun sequence genome, tgattctaaTTGTTCTACTTTCTATTTTatagtttctttttttattcttttaaaacgGATATTTTGggtgtattaaattaaataataatgcTATTTATGCATTGTGTTTTTTactttcacattaaatttttttattttacaaaaatcgtatttatacataaattttaCCTCACTCTTGAGATGATTGTCTTTACATGGCCCCTTGTGCTCATGCTTTTAATTACTCTAAGAAAGATAAATCGTAGATTAGACCTTTAGTCTTTGCGTATGGAATAAATCGAACTCACGATCTACTAAATTACACGAACGTATCATTCACCTTTTTACCGTCCAACGTGGGGCCAGATTCTCCCTGACTTTTATTTGCATACAAGTTACTCACTCTTTTGAGTCATACAGAGAGCTATCTCACTGTCCACACAAGATGTGTTAAAAGTGATTAAGAAAGGCTCCATCAAAAGCCAAAATCACAATGGCACCGACCACTCACTGCAAGTGATGAGCTCTTCCCATGTTTAGACTCCAGGCGTTACAACCATTGACCGCTGTGGCTGCTCCAGAGAGTTGAAAGGAGATTTCCTGCTGCAAGATATATATCATCCACTCATGCTAGCTAATTACAGTCTCAGCCGGGTCACCaaacaacaaataatatattcaaGACAGATGGTAGCTAGCTAGGGATCaatccaataattaataatgattccAAATGGCTAGGATTGGCAAATAAACATCAAGACTGGTACGTACGCAAGAAGTTATACTATACATACCATACCCATCagaataatatcatccacagactTACTTGAAACTGCATCTAAAGAATGATGTGTTCACAAAGATTTGGGTACATCCATATGAATGAGATTCAAGCTTGCAGATTGTTTGTAGAGAAGGAATGAGAAATGACTTGATAACAAAAGGGTCAGCTCCAAACCTGCAGGAGAACTGGAGGCAAAGGTCAGacgtttttgttcttcttcatcttaGAAGGTGGCCATCTGCCCTTCTTCCTCAGGCGGCGCTTTCTGACAAGCCTCTTTCTTCTAAGCCTCATCTTCTTGGCTAGCTTCATCCTCATCTTCTGTTCAAGCTTTAGTTGCAGCTTGGACTCCAATGGCATGTCTTCAACTGGCACTGCCGCCTCTTCCTCACGTTCCTTGGGAGGCTCAGGCTCAGAACCATCAACATCAGAAGAGGCCTTAACAATCACAGCAGCCCTTTCTGCCATGTTAAAAGATACCTGAAAATGAAGTCCATTGAACAGTTTTGGGCGCCAAGTAACGGATTGCTTCATGAACCTAAAGACTGAGACAGAGGAAATTAACACCAAATTTTATGATAGCCCTTTTTTGTTAAACTGTTAAATATACCAGAACTAGAATGAATGGCAAGAAAAGATTTTTCAGAAGCAAAAAATGCTGATCGGCGGATGCACATCCAAGCACATAACAAATGAGACCACATGTTCGAGAAAATGCCTGAATGACATTATAGCATGACTAACCAAAGTCGAGGCGTTTCTTATAAGCGGATTCCAGTATGTTTGTGCGTGAAATGTGAATCGTTCGTCAATGAAGAATTGGGCACGAAAGTAGATCAAATGATAAGAGGGGAGCACcggaaatgaagaagaacagCAACCATAGAAGCTGAGAAAATGGTTTCCATGCCAATTAGtgtaaaagaggaagaagaagagatctTCAAGAGATAGAGAATCTTTTCAATCTAACCGAAGCTACAGAACTAATTGCTGTAAACCCAGTGGATAAGCccaaaaatgaaggaaacacgGGCAAAGAACTGCAAGCAGAAGAAGAATGCAAAGTCgtaagaaatgagagagagagagagagagagagagagagagtgattcTTACAGGGGTCTGGAACGATGGCCACAGTGGACGCCGCcggcaaagaagaagaagatgaggaggaggaggagggtcGGAGAGAAGGAGTGGTGGTGAAGAAGAGGAGAGCCATCTCTCTCCCTGGGGAACCCTGAATAATTTGGATAAGGGTCTGTCATCTTATTATAACTGATAAAATGCTTTGCTGAAGCACAATTGAGGTTCTTGTTGCCATCCCAGGGTGCTAATCTAGTGGTTGATGGTTGTCAATTAGTATTGGTGAATAGACtaatgatgatattattattatttgtttttatttatctgTGGCGTCTGAGTTTTCTTGCCTAACAAATCTTTAAGGGCAGATAACTTTTCCTTTTGACACACTTCATGGATAAATTCGAATACGAACACAATTTATACACACTCAGAACTGAATATTCAGTGCAGTCTATATGATACTTGTCTTTCagttttattgttgttttttaaataaatgttgtcttctaataataattcaatatttcAAGTCATCGCACTAATTTGAATCTCgatattttatgtaaaacttCAAATAATTTACCATTATACCATACCCGTGAGGGCAACGACGATATTATTGAAGTATaagaatattgttttattccttatttcaAGCATTTTCTAAATATGAGTAGATTAAGTTGTGTTTTTTTGTAAGTAATTTCACAAGAGAAATGAAAGTTGAGTTTAATCTCATTTATACATATAGCGGATCCATAAATCTATGTTGAGggagaaatgaaattttaaaaaattaaacaacaacatattcagcctttatcccactatgtagggTCAGCTACACGAATTTTAGATTTctatgtatttttgtcttttatcatatcttcatttagacccatacacttcataaaaattttaaaaaattaaaataataaaatttttacgtAATCAAAAAGTGAtgttcaaaaaatttatttacaacGAAATCTACGCTAAACTTGTGAAAGCTATTATTTAGGTTTATTTGATATTAGTGATAGGATTTAAGTGAATTTGATATTAGACTTATAATTCTTTACTTATAAATAGGTTATTCCCAAAAACGGAGAGCTTCACATCATAGATTTTGAggtgaattataatttttttatattaaaaaaatacactaaaaaattaaatctcataATAAACCGAAGCCGATAACAATTCACTAAGTAGATCCCGCCTCTTTCTATACACAAAATCCCTCAAACATCTCATTTATCTTTTTATgccaataaaaaatgaaaatgtttttgtcCATTAAAGAATGATTCAGTAAAGTTTATGggtaatttataaaataatgacaAATTCTTTTACTAAGTTTCTAAAGTTGACTCCCATAACATAtctttcttattatattataaataatttattttatatttttattttatctcaaaaaatagtATTTACTCTATCAACACTCTCTAGTATCTTCTCTATTTAactctctttttatttatttattaataaactttaattttatttattttaccttacatataatttttactactataaaaaattattatttatttttacaatttgaataataaaatacacaaaataatcagatacatatacacataattaataaataaatatataaaataattaaatatacgtaaatacaaaattaataattaaatatacaaaacaatcaaatacaaaatatcCCAAAACCAAAAACATCTTAAAACCACAAACCAAGCTCGACTTACTCATGCCCAAAAAAGATGTTGTCGTTGCCGTTACTGCTCGCCGCAACTGTTACTAGATCTGGTGTCTACAACTTGTCCATCGTACCtgaactttttcttctttcgaCATTGATAGTTATTGTAGGGGCAGAAATGAGAATGATTTTAGTCACCACATCTGGCAATACTTTTGAACTTTGTCAGAAATTTGGTGAATGATTTTGGTGATGACGATTCCGTTGAAGGTATCAATTTGGGGTTGATTCACtaaatttgataataacaaATGATTTAACAAGGTTTTTAGAGTCGATCTAAGctctcaattttattattagtgaaattttattaagatgAGGTCatattatatgtaatttttttttttttggtaattttcatTCCAATTGTTGCTAGTAATTGATTTgtattcttatatttaatattttattattaaaataatataaagaaaactcTCAGTTTTACTAATACACCtcataatttctataaaatattaaattatccTCAAATTTCCATTTGAATCCCCCTCGATGTCCAATTTCTCGCGTAAGTCGTAACTACAAGCTCGAGGGATCTTTTTGTCTATTTATCCCAACTAGCAGGTCTGAGTAATATAACGTTAAACTTTAGGGGTCGACATGTAATTTActcaaaaaaaggaaagaaacccTAATCCccttcatctatatatatatatagagagagagagagagagagagagagagagagagagtttcgACAGGCAGAGGCCGCTGTCCATTCCTCTCCCCTTGCGGTTGTATCCGTTCTTGGGGTTTCGAAGGCAAGAGCCCGATCTGATCTGCTGTCAAGGGATTCTGATTTTTCTGTGTGTCAATGCCTGAACaaggaggagaaagagaaggagcGGAGATGGAGGTGATATTCAAGGACATTAGGCGATATTACTGCAAATATTGTGGTATCTCTCGCTCCAAGAAGTCTCTCCTCGCGTCTCACCTTCTCTCTCACCATCAGGTACCTAATCAAGCCAGTGCGAGTTTTGCAGATTTTGTCTACTTTTCTCACTCACCAGTACAAAACCTGGTAATGATTGTTTCCTTTTCCCTAGAAATCGATTGTGAGGAGGGTTTGATTGAAGTCGATTGGGGGTTTCATTGAACGGAATGATAAATAGTATCCAATTTCCGTTTGAATGCAATCCGAGCTTACCGATGTCTGTGAGGAGGGTTTGATTGAAGTCTTTGGGTGGAATTGGAAGGGGGATCTGGAAATTCTAGGACCCGCTATGtgctttcttttcttaattttaatatatttaaatatatggaCTTCAGAAAGAAAAGAACAGAATCAAAATGACATGTTTATTAAGAGGTTAAAACTAAGATTTTTCTGTTCTGATTGGCATAATCAAGGTTTGCTGGTGTGTTTGGGTTGGCGTAGGAAAAGAAGGAAGGGTGAGGGAACGAGAGAGGAAGGAATGGTCGggaaaatgattattttcacTTTCTCAGAGTATTTCAAAGAAAGTGAAAGGTGGAAAAATAATGGGAAACTATTGTTTTTTCACTTTCTCACATATATTGTGAAGGTGAAAGAAAATGTATGGGAAGGAATAAGAGAATagttatatcttttttttttccgtgAAGATGATTgcgtttttctttttctttttcttttctcttcatttattAAGTAAACAGATGGCAGGTAAATTATTGTTCTTTTCCCagtttgtcttttttttttgttttggtacgTTCTTTTCCTCATGTTTCACACACGGTAAGAGAATCTGTAATTATTTGACACTTACCATTGTTTTTCTTGcttgtatttatatatgcatgtattaGTTGAATTCTTTTTTTGAATTAAGTTTGCTACAGAAGATATGACCATGAATGGGAATGAATAGCAGGCTAGACTTCTTGTACCTGACTCTACATAATGgaataaaggcttgatatgttgtatttGATTATGAAAAATCTGGGCATCCAACATATGGCCATATGTCAACTATACCTGATAAAAAAGATGGGATTATTTGTATGTTATTTATATGTTATGTAACACACTCTGAACCTATTTTAAGACAAAGCTATACATCATCACAATCTATCTGCTAACTAATGTGTTTACTTCTCTCCTTCCTGCCTGTATCAATCACAGGAGGAAATGAAAGAAACAGGCAATAGTTCTGAAAATTTTGTGGAAGTGGAGAGGGTGGTGAAGTCCAATACATGTGAAGAATGTGGCGCAAGTTTCTGCAAACCTGCTCATTTAAGGCAGCACATGCTAAGCCATTCCCTTGATGTATGTTAAAATCGGTGGtctttattatatgtattagcTGCAATCAAGTATTTCCCATATATTTGTTCTGAAGAGTACATCATGTGTgccattgtgtatatatttctgTTTCCTGATTATTTTTTAGAAGGTCAGCAAAAGACTAATTTCCCGAGTGTATCAAAAACCCAGGActgttttgttaaatattaaagATGCTAAAAAGGTTTTCAAATTGAACCCTAATCCCAAATCatgtataatatttttgttttgtgtaaatGGAATTATATTCATGTTCTTATGGATGGAAGATGTCATCAACTACTTAATTTGTTCAAAGTACTGCGCTTGCCATTCCTGGACCGCTATTTTTGTATCTTTTGTATCACAACTTGCATCTATTGAAGATAAATACTCTTGCAGGGCTTGAATTATTTTGAGTTATCAAAATAACGTGATGAAATCCAGTGATGTTGCGTGTAGCATTGGATCCCACATAAAGAACTCCAAAATGCAAGAGGCAGCAATATCTAACTTGAATGGATCAGTACCAGGCAGGGTGACCTCCTGAGAAGATCCATCAAGTGAGCCTCAATCACGCTTTGTTCTATTTGGAGGTTTGAAAGTTTGTTCGGTTTCTATACGGAAATTGAGTTTGgctctttaaaaaatttagattgtGAAATGCTGAAATAGTATTAGCTCTCTGTTACAGAGGCCATTCACTTGTCCAGTCAATGACTGCCATTCTAGCTACAGAAGAAAAGACCATTTGACACGCCACCTTCTTCAGCATGAAGGCAAACTTTTTGAATGCCCTGTTGAGAATTGCAGCcataaattttcctttcaaggGAATGTGAAGAGGCATGTTGAGGAATTTCATTGTATGTCATCATCACCTGGTGTTGGTACTGGTAAAAACCAGCATGTCTGCCAAGAAATGGGATGTGGAAAAGTGTTCAAATATCGATCAAGGTTGCTAAAGCATGAAGCTACTCATGgcaagtttattttttttgttgacattttttttattttccttttattttgaaacattagTTTCATTCCTTCTGGTATTGTTGGCGTCATCGCCTTTTAATTTAGTAGTTGAACACATGTTAATAACATCCTTTCATGTTGAACTTGCCATTGATGATTTCTTAAAAAATGCAGATACTTTGGATACGGTGGAGGTTATTTGTTCGGAGCCAGGCTGTATGAAATATTTTACCAATGAGCAATGCCTTAAGGCCCATGTGCGGTCCTGCCACGGGCATATTATTTGCGAAATATGTGGAACCAAGCAACTAAAGAAAAACATCAAGAGGCATCTCTGCACTCACGAAGCTGGTGGGTCACCTGAGAGAATTAAATGCAGTTTCCAGGATTGCACCCGCACATTCTCGAAGGTAAGATACTGCAATTCTGCtgtcaattttatttaaattctctAATTTATCTAGTTGTGTTGTGTTGTATGATGTGATTGTAGTAGTTAGTTAACACAAATCAACTGCCTCCGAAACCATCAAGTCTTTTAGAAATCTTAGACTATGTGATGCGTCATTAATCTTAAGTGGATTTAGATTGAAGTAAAATGTTGCTGCTCattcagttattacaataatgaaTGGGATTGGTAAACCATGAACGCAATGCGTTGTGTTACTTACTGCTAATCGTTGTCTACTTGGATGGTATCTGTTTGTCTCAGAAATCAAACCTCAAACAGCACGTGAAAGCCGTGCACCTTGCGCCCAGGCATTTTGCTTGTAGAATCCCTGGCTGTGATCTGAAATTCTCGTACAAGCATGTGAGAGATAACCACGAGAAATCTGGGTGCCATGTCTATTCACCTGTAAGCCTTGTGTGTTGGTGTTTTATCCATGACTCCTCCGTAAATCCCGTTGTTTTTCTGACGCGGGCAGTATTTTTTGTTATGGTTTCAGGGGGATTTTGTGGAGTCTGACGAACAGTTCCGGTCAAGGCCGAGGGGCGGGCTGAAAAGGAAGTGTCCGGACATAGAAACCCTATCAAGGAAGAGAGTAGTTGGCCCGCCAAATGAATCAGATTCAGTCGTGAATCAGGTGCCAGAGTACCTCTCCTGGTTGCTCTCCGCAGACGACGACGAGGAGCACTGAATTTTGACTGTCCGGTATGGCTCTTGAGAAAGGAAGGGGATTCGGTGATGTGTTAATTTCCATGAGATGTCTCAATTGGATTGGTTTTGGACACTGAATCTCCCGCgcgttatatatgtgtgtatataaatagatttattatattgccACCTTATTGTTCAAGTGTGTAGTGTTTCTATGGTTCTTCTATGTACATAGCTGTTGAATGGTGTCTGTTATTGAAGAAGcaggaaataaatttttgtaatgtttGTTATGATGATGAAAGGGCTAATCGTAATATTCTTTTATTCTAATGATCTATTTTTGTTCAATTATATGCAAATTATGATTGTCATAGTAGTAGTAGGTAGTTGTTATCGGCTGAAGAACCTGCGATGAAAATTGAACTCTGGGAATGGCATCTGCAGTGAGTGAACTCGTGGTGTCCACACCTGTTAGATTACCCGAGTGACCCGCATAATTTCCTTGTCACAGATTCTGCCTCACCTTTTCCACTTGAATTAAAAGCCTCGTTTAATGAAGCATCATGGACAGCAACAAGACCCGAGCCAATGTCACTGCCATTGTCTAATCTGACAGCCTGTGGACCCGACTAACCCACGAACGTAGGAGATGGAGGATGAGGGTGACCCGAGGACCAACCCGATCCAGATGAAGTCATCCGAATTAATTTGAACCCAGGAGCCCAAAGGCCATCGCATTGGCTGCGAGCAGCAATGTTTCTGACTTGGATTTGGTTGTGAGCGATTGATCAAACGAACTTGCAACTTGAAAGATGTACAATCACTCAAAGCATTGGACATTATTGATTAAccatttgtttaattttatcataatccCTCAAAAAAACTTTTGGTCAAATTTTACTAGtgctttctttaatttttataaaattaaagtcTAAATTACCCCATGAGActcaaactttaatttatagTCTTATTAACCAAACTAGTTCATCTCCCGTGCAATGCAtggaagtttatatatatattaaatttatttaaaattgataaCCTTACAATCATAAATTCTATTTtcaggtttcaagaactacacatttcccacaaactaataactaatttaacatatgataaatataaataacttatacaaaataataaataatatgacaacatataatataataaattagtaacataaataattaaaatataaaacataataaaattttcaaaagaaatatgacaacatatgataaatataaatagcctatacaaaatattaattttgtcaaaataacttaaacaacttatttaaaataattcaattttgcctaaataactaatttaacataacctacaaattaattatttttcaaaattaagtaataacataaacatataagatttgtactttttttacatgattatgaaattaattaagggttttagagttttgagtggtagttttattgagagaaaataagaggtaaattatgaaaaataaaataaaataaaaaattaaatttatttaaaaaaaaaaattatttggtaGTCGGTATTTTGCGgtattacttgatatctcaagattttttcagatttaaaaaaatattatttttatgtaatttattttaattaaaattttatattaatatttaaaaattttatattaatatttaatagaaATGTAATCTATCATGAACGCACAAAGCACGTAGATGTCAGGTATCATTATGTTAGAGATTTGGTTATTAATGGCACTATTTCTATACTAAAAGTGACTAGAAAATAACCCTGCAGATATGGGTACAAAGTTGCTAAATGCAACaaagttcaagcattgcttggaTCTGTTGCATGTGGGTATTGGTTGATCTTATCAACCAGAGCTATGAAGGAGATGATTGTAGCATGCTGCACATTGTCATGAAGTTCAAATTACATCTTCTGTTTGGCGCTTCAAGGTGGAGTTTGTTGGCTGTGAAGCTCCAAACGGCATCGTTGCCTTTAGCTGGTTGGAAGGCCACGTGTAGCAACCGCATGCTGCCATTTGGCAGCTGCTGGATGGCTGCATGTGGCAACCATCGGCTGTCCTCAGCTGGCACTTGATCTCGCCCTCTTTCCTTTGCCTGATCATCTCCTGCTCGTCTGCCattttctgttggaataatcaatcgtgcttgcacgatttgatctcatccatccatctaTACTTTATGAGGCTCAATCCCAGCCGCTCCTCATTGCTTTTAATCTTGCCTCGAGATGTGATCCAGACAGATGGGAAAAATACGaaaaaaggtgaaaaaaaataaagagaaaagagtGATCGGGTTGTTTTGGGGGTTAAAAGCTCTCGCCTTTGGCTAGGGTTCTTCTTTGGTTtgctctctatttctctttctgTAAATGATTGTATAGATCATATTTTATGGTTCGATAGGGTTGCCTTTAATCTGTATTAGGTGATTCATTggcagttttatttttcttcgaACCATTGTTTGTATCGAGGGTTTGGTGAGGGCTTATGTGGGTGTAATCTTGGTTTCatctcatagtgcagtgagctcttttctctcgagctcaacgtggacgtagcctcgGTTTGaagtgaaccacggtaaaaactcTCGTGCCTGCTTTCGTTTTCGTTTTCTGTTTGATTTCAGTTCTGTGTATGTTTATTTCTGCTTCCTATTTTATCCATCGATAGTCTGAGATTGGAAGTTGTAAAACCCTAAGGTTTCCTATTGGTTTCCaacaatggtatcagagccgtgtTAAAATTCAGCTCTTAGGGTTTCTGTAATTTCAATCTgttcgtttttcttttttcgtttTTAAATCATCTATTCTTGCGGGTGATCTAGGGTTTCTCTAAGAGAATCTATTTTTCAGCGGGTTTGTGCTGTGTTGATTCTTTTTTGAGTTTAGAGCCCCTAAGTTACCTTCGTGCAAGGCAAAGATGAACtctacccgatttgaaatcgatatatttgatggaaaatgagattttgaaagttggaagaagaagatgagagtgttactctctcaccataaagtgcttatagcacttgaGACGAATGATCGCAAATGGTCAGCAGACCAGCTTGCGAGGACTGAGGAAATCAGAGAAGAAGCCTTCAATCTGATCTTCCTCCACCTGGGTGACAGTGTGATTCGCAAGGTAGATGGTATGTCCACTCCCTTAGAACTCTGGAATAAACTAGATACTTTATTTTCTATCATTACTGCACCTAATTTAGTATATCTGAAAGGCatgctatttaattttaaaatgagtgCATCAAAGACAATGGATGAGAACATAGACGAATTTACTAGGCTTGCATTATTACTTAGAGGTACTGATCAAGCATCAGGAGACTCTAGTGAAGCTATGATTCTATTAAATTCATtgcctgatgattatgatgttgttaaaCATGCATTAAGATACACTGGTATAGTACCTAGTCTAGACCTTGTTATTTCAGGCATTaaggctagagaactagaaCTAAGGACATCAAAGAAATCTGGAAACAATCTTTTTGTAAAGgggaagaatgagaaaaaacaTTCTACTGGTAATAATGATCATGCTAGTGGGTCAGGGCAAAAGggtaagaagaaagataaaaagggtAAGCAAAAGTGGAAATGCTATCACTGTGGGAAAGAGGGACACATTAAGAAATACTGTTATGACTAcattaagaaacaaaagcaagggGGAAATGTAAATGCTAACTCTAGTAATTCAAACTATTTAGCTGAGGTTCTTACTGTTTCAAATGCTTctattgataatgaatggaTCATGGATTCAGGATGTTCTTTCCATATGTGTCCTAACATTGATtggtttcataattttgataaaaatgaatcTGGAACAGTGTTTATGGGAAATAACCAATCATGTAGGGTTAAAGGTATAGGAAGCATATCCCTCAAATTGCATGATAACAAAACCAGAACCTtaactgatgtaagatatgttcctagtttaaaaagaaatttgatatcTCTTGGCACATTAGATGAACTAGGTTTCTCTTATAAAGCAGAAAATGGATCAATGTATGTGTTTAAAGGAGATGATCTAATTTTAACTGGTGCTAAGAAAAATGGATTGTATGTTTTGAATGGCTGTTATTTCccttttgataatattaattctGCATGTATAGTCAAATCTGATAAGACAGAATTATGGCACCtgagacttggccatatgagcctAAAAGGTCTTAAGGTACTGTCAACCAAGGTTACCTTGGTTCAGTGCCAGTAAGGTCCCTCGATTTTTGTGAGCCATGTGttctaggcaagcaacacagactgagtttccataagggaactcacTTGGCGAATGTATGCCTAGAATATATACATGCAGACTTATGGGGGCCTTCTCAAGTCCCCACTTATGGTGGTAACAAGTATTATCTttctattattgatgatttcattAGGAAggtttggatttttcttttaaaatctaaagaccagactctagagaagtttaaaacttggaagaacataattgaaaatcaaatagatagaaagatCAAAACCTTAAGAACAGACAATGGTCTGGAATTCTGtaacaaagagtttgatgaactctgtaatacccaagaaatacttAGACATAGGActgtgataagggtcaatatttcctatatcctaacgaattatatccctattttggctttatatttatgcttaaagtaaataattattcgtattatatattatttcaggatgaaacaaggaagttggcttctacaattaattaggggcataattgaagacattggattacccattttaaaattgctcaaattcaaaggccaattatggaggctaaaggatgtttcaagtgcacttggcccaactatcaaatggaatccaaccaaaggcccaagatcaaccaaagg is a window encoding:
- the LOC127788361 gene encoding 50S ribosomal protein 5, chloroplastic-like translates to MALLFFTTTPSLRPSSSSSSSSSLPAASTVAIVPDPFFRFMKQSVTWRPKLFNGLHFQVSFNMAERAAVIVKASSDVDGSEPEPPKEREEEAAVPVEDMPLESKLQLKLEQKMRMKLAKKMRLRRKRLVRKRRLRKKGRWPPSKMKKNKNV
- the LOC127788629 gene encoding transcription factor IIIA isoform X2, with product MPEQGGEREGAEMEVIFKDIRRYYCKYCGISRSKKSLLASHLLSHHQVPNQASASFADFVYFSHSPVQNLEEMKETGNSSENFVEVERVVKSNTCEECGASFCKPAHLRQHMLSHSLDRPFTCPVNDCHSSYRRKDHLTRHLLQHEGKLFECPVENCSHKFSFQGNVKRHVEEFHCMSSSPGVGTGKNQHVCQEMGCGKVFKYRSRLLKHEATHDTLDTVEVICSEPGCMKYFTNEQCLKAHVRSCHGHIICEICGTKQLKKNIKRHLCTHEAGGSPERIKCSFQDCTRTFSKKSNLKQHVKAVHLAPRHFACRIPGCDLKFSYKHVRDNHEKSGCHVYSPGDFVESDEQFRSRPRGGLKRKCPDIETLSRKRVVGPPNESDSVVNQVPEYLSWLLSAEDDDDDNQL
- the LOC127788629 gene encoding transcription factor IIIA isoform X3 encodes the protein MPEQGGEREGAEMEVIFKDIRRYYCKYCGISRSKKSLLASHLLSHHQEEMKETGNSSENFVEVERVVKSNTCEECGASFCKPAHLRQHMLSHSLDRPFTCPVNDCHSSYRRKDHLTRHLLQHEGKLFECPVENCSHKFSFQGNVKRHVEEFHCMSSSPGVGTGKNQHVCQEMGCGKVFKYRSRLLKHEATHDTLDTVEVICSEPGCMKYFTNEQCLKAHVRSCHGHIICEICGTKQLKKNIKRHLCTHEAGGSPERIKCSFQDCTRTFSKKSNLKQHVKAVHLAPRHFACRIPGCDLKFSYKHVRDNHEKSGCHVYSPGDFVESDEQFRSRPRGGLKRKCPDIETLSRKRVVGPPNESDSVVNQVPEYLSWLLSAEDDDDDNQL